In Nicotiana tabacum cultivar K326 chromosome 11, ASM71507v2, whole genome shotgun sequence, a single window of DNA contains:
- the LOC107785586 gene encoding uncharacterized protein At4g38062-like, producing the protein METVHEALEEAKLEIEKLRENYQSKVEFCDNLKRAHNELVTKNQEANLKVEKLTHELTGKEDELAVTKQLYEAIETKLKDKETAVKHLSSTNDKLCADYAEMLRKCEEENKGLALALDGANATNTDLEHQIHSLKQEIEGLREVASASQKKKSSEAEKRAKDSKEPRNNNDMLLDMEEENRKLADQLKWRKEQFMNLEEAHGKLRQQLQKCEEENKGLALALDGANSNNMDQEQQIRSLKKEVEGLREFASASQKKSSEAEKRAKGCKEPRRNDDMLLDMEEENRKLTDQLKWKKEQFSHLEEAHGKLRQQLRLYEEDNRGLALALDGANATNLDQEQQIRSLKQEIEGLRDLLSSSQKKSSEAENRANTSKELRHHGNVLLEMEEENKKLTDQLKWKKEQFSHLEEAHGKLRQQHREEEKEWVKERCTLLDEISKLQLNLDSQLRISKDLESRLWMCNQALAHEESRRKLLEVQLAESKTSFDSVCAEYEESKSTIESLTSQRDKEIANLRDILGTRDTLHKEMEYQFRRLEQENHELMISLKEFQEAKIQEAGASSSSLSKLRNKLKGVEQVHKDCLSNLKTKEAEWASKLEQLTWELDCCNSSLQSKDTLITELQEELETCESLTLQLTLQNEETSMMLLVLKSQFLELHQRVAGDYASMELEKREGVENISTLITQLNTKNEALVRVQKDLEKEREKVALLSEKVESLNSEEQQQQLPLQREVNTLKKMLKEASASQHHLKEQVLHTKSDLKQVRDALDRANEELAESFSEGNELEFELQVWKSVAEKLKVNLEENQVMRRQVEASLLAQADVEFDLKLETENLELKLAEKDRRVNELQLQLFDLNEELTRREQKTLLNVEDKTISQDLQKEVEYLEQEWVRKELEGAILAQVEAETKHKNEKESLYQLVEEKDRRIYDLQKEVEYLEQEWVRKELEGAILAKVEAETKHKNEKESLYQLVEEKDRRIYDLQKEVEYLEQEWVRKELEGAILAKVEAETKHKNEKESLHQLVEEKDHRIYDLQQLVNSLEIEFESSTSSFSVRLSEMQAEVDMFHKTWEKMRTAEILKEIEIQMGNLVIAELENDLSDSVGERTELEPKLEAKRSEIDMLQLRLEKQIRSSDIVIKKLHGEKAKLLDDVNKLSSDKDKLLDTFMGLSERIDLISKEDMQLSVSLERMVQNCDNSSMLETDLKWDNEFDPVKENKNRRQPSTPTKRLEAIIDDRSPLRSLNN; encoded by the coding sequence ATGGAAACAGTACACGAAGCACTAGAGGAGGCCAAACTTGAAATTGAAAAGCTCAGGGAAAACTACCAAAGTAAAGTTGAGTTCTGCGACAACTTGAAACGAGCCCACAACGAGCTGGTAACCAAGAATCAGGAGGCAAATTTGAAAGTAGAGAAGCTCACTCATGAATTGACTGGGAAAGAAGATGAACTTGCTGTCACGAAACAACTGTACGAAGCAATTGAGACGAAATTAAAAGATAAGGAGACTGCTGTCAAGCATCTAAGCTCTACAAATGATAAGCTTTGTGCTGACTATGCTGAGATGCTTCGGAAATGTGAAGAGGAGAATAAAGGGTTGGCATTGGCTTTAGATGGTGCCAATGCAACCAATACGGATTTGGAGCATCAGATTCATTCTCTCAAACAAGAGATTGAGGGGCTAAGGGAAGTTGCATCGGCTTCACAGAAGAAAAAGTCGTCGGAAGCTGAGAAGAGAGCCAAAGACTCCAAAGAGCCGAGAAACAATAACGACATGCTACTGGATATGGAGGAGGAAAACAGGAAGCTCGCGGATCAACTAAAATGGAGGAAGGAACAGTTCATGAATCTGGAGGAGGCTCATGGCAAGCTCaggcaacaacttcaaaaatGTGAAGAAGAGAATAAAGGGCTGGCATTGGCTTTAGATGGTGCTAACTCAAATAATATGGATCAGGAGCAACAGATTCGTTCTCTCAAAAAAGAAGTTGAAGGGCTAAGGGAATTTGCATCGGCTTCACAGAAAAAGTCCTCGGAAGCTGAGAAGAGAGCCAAAGGATGCAAAGAGCCGAGACGCAATGATGATATGCTACTTGATATGGAGGAGGAAAACAGGAAGCTCACCGATCAACTAAAATGGAAGAAGGAACAGTTCAGTCATCTGGAGGAGGCTCACGGCAAGCTCAGGCAACAACTTCGATTATATGAAGAAGATAATAGAGGGCTGGCATTGGCTTTAGATGGTGCAAATGCAACTAATTTGGATCAAGAGCAACAAATTCGTTCTCTCAAACAAGAGATTGAGGGGCTAAGGGATCTTTTATCATCTTCACAGAAGAAGTCGTCTGAAGCTGAGAACAGAGCGAACACATCCAAAGAGCTGAGACACCATGGTAATGTGCTACTTGAGATGGAGGAGGAAAACAAGAAGCTCACCGATCAACTTAAATGGAAGAAAGAACAGTTCAGTCATTTGGAGGAGGCTCATGGAAAACTCAGGCAACAACATCGAGAGGAGGAGAAAGAATGGGTAAAGGAGAGATGCACATTGCTAGATGAGATTTCTAAGCTGCAGTTGAATTTAGATTCTCAGCTTAGAATATCGAAAGATCTTGAAAGCCGGTTGTGGATGTGCAATCAGGCTTTAGCTCATGAAGAAAGCAGGAGAAAGCTACTGGAAGTTCAACTTGCCGAGTCTAAAACATCCTTTGACAGTGTCTGTGCAGAGTATGAGGAATCAAAGTCTACAATTGAGAGCTTGACAAGTCAGAGGGACAAAGAAATCGCGAATCTAAGAGACATATTGGGCACAAGGGATACACTTCACAAGGAAATGGAGTACCAATTCAGGAGGCTAGAGCAAGAAAATCATGAACTGATGATATCCCTTAAAGAATTCCAGGAAGCGAAAATTCAAGAAGCtggagcttcttcttcttccttgtcAAAACTCCGAAACAAGCTCAAAGGCGTGGAGCAGGTGCACAAGGACTGTTTGAGTAATCTCAAAACCAAAGAAGCTGAATGGGCTTCTAAATTGGAGCAACTTACGTGGGAGCTCGATTGCTGCAATTCTTCATTACAGAGCAAAGACACATTAATAACTGAACTTCAAGAGGAGTTGGAGACATGTGAATCACTGACACTGCAGTTAACACTACAGAATGAGGAGACTTCGATGATGCTGTTAGTGTTAAAATCTCAGTTTTTGGAGCTCCATCAAAGAGTTGCTGGTGATTATGCTTCAATGGAACTGGAAAAGAGAGAAGGAGTTGAGAATATCTCTACTCTAATCACGCAGTTGAATACAAAGAATGAAGCTCTTGTTAGAGTTCAGAAAGATCTTGAAAAGGAGCGTGAAAAGGTAGCACTGCTATCAGAAAAGGTCGAGTCGTTGAACTCTGAAGAACAACAACAGCAGCTTCCTTTACAAAGAGAGGTTAATACACTGAAGAAAATGCTGAAAGAAGCATCTGCTTCTCAACATCATCTAAAGGAGCAGGTATTGCATACAAAGAGTGACTTGAAACAAGTTCGCGATGCCTTGGATAGAGCAAATGAAGAACTAGCTGAAAGTTTCAGTGAAGGAAATGAACTGGAATTTGAATTGCAGGTGTGGAAATCTGTTGCTGAAAAGTTGAAAGTCAACCTGGAAGAAAACCAGGTTATGAGGAGACAAGTAGAAGCCTCCCTCCTTGCCCAAGCCGATGTTGAATTTGACCTCAAACTAGAGACAGAAAACCTTGAACTCAAGCTAGCAGAAAAAGATAGAAGAGTGAATGAACTCCAGCTGCAGCTCTTTGACTTGAACGAGGAACTCACGAGAAGGGAACAAAAAACACTGCTTAATGTTGAGGACAAGACGATCTCTCAGGATCTTCAGAAGGAGGTGGAGTATTTGGAGCAAGAGTGGGTGAGAAAAGAGCTTGAAGGTGCCATTTTAGCACAAGTGGAAGCAGAAACAAAGCATAAGAACGAGAAAGAGAGCCTCTACCAGCTTGTTGAAGAGAAAGACCGCAGAATATATGATCTTCAGAAGGAGGTGGAGTATTTGGAGCAAGAGTGGGTGAGAAAAGAGCTTGAAGGTGCCATTTTAGCAAAAGTGGAAGCAGAAACAAAGCATAAGAACGAGAAAGAGAGCCTCTACCAGCTTGTTGAAGAGAAAGACCGCAGAATATATGATCTTCAGAAGGAGGTGGAGTATTTGGAGCAAGAGTGGGTGAGAAAAGAGCTTGAAGGTGCCATTTTAGCAAAAGTGGAAGCAGAAACAAAGCATAAGAATGAGAAGGAGAGCCTCCACCAGCTTGTTGAAGAGAAAGACCACAGAATATATGATCTCCAGCAGCTTGTTAACTCACTGGAAATTGAGTTTGAAAGTTCAACTAGCTCATTTTCAGTCAGACTCTCAGAGATGCAAGCAGAGGTTGATATGTTTCATAAAACTTGGGAGAAGATGAGAACAGCTGAGATTCTGAAGGAGATCGAAATACAGATGGGGAACTTGGTGATTGCTGAGTTGGAAAATGATTTGTCCGATTCTGTTGGAGAAAGGACAGAACTTGAACCTAAGCTAGAAGCGAAAAGATCAGAGATAGATATGTTGCAGCTTAGACTTGAAAAACAAATAAGAAGTTCAGATATTGTGATCAAGAAACTTCATGGAGAAAAGGCGAAGCTTCTTGACGATGTCAATAAATTGTCATCAGACAAGGACAAGTTGCTTGATACTTTCATGGGATTATCAGAAAGAATCGACCTTATATCTAAGGAAGATATGCAGTTAAGTGTGAGTTTGGAAAGGATGGTACAAAACTGTGACAACAGCAGTATGTTGGAAACAGACTTGAAATGGGATAATGAATTTGATCctgttaaagagaataaaaatagACGACAACCTTCCACTCCAACCAAGAGATTAGAAGCTATTATTGATGATAGATCGCCGTTGAGATCTCTCAACAATTAG